A genomic region of Dreissena polymorpha isolate Duluth1 chromosome 4, UMN_Dpol_1.0, whole genome shotgun sequence contains the following coding sequences:
- the LOC127879831 gene encoding uncharacterized protein LOC127879831: METKDRYRLPYARLWIVSGIIVFVGYVLHVVGFATNYWTDVGLSNIGLWRACVNAIGCGDIGTSIIDWWKAVQALTIIGIILGFIAIIVLSVIICKPRHYKWRIVACLCAFFAGSSVIAAIATWAAYAAHLVLGYSFGLSTAGGGLMLIGGLILCVDLCINRGYRRTGQVLYPPPERPHYESNYPQELRAPPYDGYKKPYPVQEPPRVYERYPDNHYDRPVRGHRYEPSYYKNNKNWYDRGDRFDRYDTPPRNYGHYNTGRTTYIAYKPEYERNTGRYDYY; this comes from the exons ATGGAGACCAAGGACCGCTATCGATTGCCTTACGCGCGTCTGTGGATTGTGTCCGGTATTATTGTGTTCGTCGGGTATGTTCTGCACGTCGTAGGTTTCGCTACTAATTATTGGACCGATGTCGGGTTGTCAAATATTGGCTTGTGGAGAGCTTGTGTAAACGCTATAGGATGCGGTGATATTGGGACTAGCATTATTG ACTGGTGGAAGGCAGTTCAAGCTTTAACTATCATCGGCATCATCCTCGGCTTCATAGCGATCATTGTCTTATCCGTTATCATCTGTAAACCACGCCACTACAAATGGCGAATAGTCGCctgtttgtgtgcattttttgCAG GCTCATCGGTCATCGCGGCTATCGCCACCTGGGCTGCATACGCGGCACACCTTGTCCTTGGCTACTCTTTCGGGCTGTCTACAGCCGGTGGCGGCCTCATGCTGATTGGCGGTCTAATCCTTTGTGTAGACCTGTGCATCAACAGGGGCTACAGACGTACAGGACAG GTTCTTTACCCTCCACCGGAAAGGCCGCACTACGAGTCGAACTATCCGCAGGAACTTCGCGCCCCTCCGTATGACGGCTATAAGAAGCCATATCCCGTACAAGAGCCTCCCCGTGTATACGAACGGTACCCGGATAACCACTACGACAGACCGGTGCGCGGACACAGATATGAGCCGTCCTATTACAAGAATAACAAGAACTGGTATGACCGAGGCGACCGTTTTGACCGCTACGATACACCGCCGCGGAACTATGGCCATTATAACACAGGTCGTACCACATACATTGCGTACAAACCAGAGTACGAAAGGAATACCGGGCGTTACGattattattaa